The following DNA comes from Pseudomonadota bacterium.
CCCGGGAGAGGCGGAGCCGATCTTCCGCGAGGCGCTGGCGGCCTACCGAGCGCAACTACCGGACGATCATCCGCGCATCGCGGCCGTCCTGCACAACCTGGGCTTGGTGTACCGAGACCTCGGCCGCTACGACGACGCGCTCGCCGCCGCCACCGAATCGCTAACGATCAAACGCGCTAGGTTGGGGGATGATCACTGGCGCATGGCGAATGCGTATCGCAACCTCGCCGGTATCCACCACGCGAAGGGAGAGCTCGCCCAGTCCGAGGCTCGCTTTCGGGAGGCGCTGACCACGCGGGTGGCGGCAGTCGGTGAGGCGCACATCGGCGTGCACATCGATCGGATAGACCTGGCCAACGTGATACGCGACCGCGGGAAGTTGTCGACGGCAGATGCGCTCTATCGCCGAGCCCTTGCCTGGTTGGAGGGGAACGCGCGAGCAGATCACCCGGCCCAGGCCCAGGCACGCCTGGGCTACGGTCGCTCGTTGCTGCAGCAAGGCCGCCTGGAGGAGGCAGCCGCGATGCTGGAACGGGCCCACGCCATCCGCCTGGAGCGGTACAAGGCGAGTCATCTGCAGGTCGCCAGGGTGTCGGGGCCACTGGGGGCGCTTCGAACCGCTCAGGGACGCTACACGGAGGCGGAGGTGCTGTTGCGCGCCACGCTGGCGACGCTCGAGACCGATTGTCACGCGCCCGGCTGCACGACGCCGACGCTGCAGCACCTCGTGGCGTTGTACGAAGCCTGGGGCAAGCCGGCGCGCGCCCGCGAGTACCAGGCACGGCTGAGCGCCGCACCCTCCTCGTCCAGCAGCTGACGCCACTAGCGCCAGATATTCAACCAACTGGTTGACTTTTAAGCGCCGCGCACGGACACTCAACCGCATGGTTGAGCATATTCCGATGGATGAGGCTTTCCGCGCCCTCGGCGACGCCACCCGGCGCGACATGCTCGTCGCGCTCGAGGGCGGCCCGCGCACCGTCAGCGCCCTCGCAGCCCCGCACGCGATGAGCCTGGCCGGCGCCTCCAAGCACGTCGCCGTCCTCGAGCGCGCCGGGCTCGTGCAACGCCAGCGCCAAGGCCGTAGCCACCTGATCTCACTCAATCCTGCCCCCCTCGCCGCGGCGCACGCGTGGCTATCGCGCTACCAACGCTTCTGGGAGGCGCGCCTCGATGCCCTCGAAGCGGCGCTGCAGGACCCCCCTGATAGCGAACAGAAGGACCCCTGACCATGGAAGACTGGACACGTCTGGACCCGCCCGACACGCTCGTCGTGGAACGCCTGTTGCCAGGACCTATCGAAAGAGTTTGGGACTACCTCACCCAATCCGACCTGCGGCAGACGTGGTTTTGCGCCGGCCAGGTAGGCACGGAGGAGGGCAGCACGATCGAGTTCCAGTTCGATCACCGCCGCCTCTCGCAGCAGCCTGCCCCCGAGAAGTACGCCGGCGAACAGGTGGTGAACTACGAGGGCAAGGTCATCGCCTACGAGGCGCCTCACCGGTTGGCATTCACCTGGCCGGAAGGCGATGCACCTGACAGCACCGTGACCATCACCCTGCAGGCCCAGGGCGAAAAGGTGCTCCTGCGTCTGGAACATCGACACGTGCCGGGCGGTGAAACCATGGTCGGGATCATGGCCGGCTGGCACGCCCACCTGGACCTCATGGGCGACGCCATCGAAGGGCGTGCCGTGCGTGACTTCTGGGCCCATCACATGCCATTGGAAGACGTGTACCGCGCGCGACTCGCCAACGTGTGAAGGGGCCAGCGGTAGAAAAGCCGGCGCGATCCTCCGCTGGAGCGGCGAGCTGCCACTCGCCAGCTTCGAGCCCTCGGCGACGACTGAACGATCAATGAAGGGTGCCGCACAAGCGGTCGCCTCCGACTCAGCCACCAGGCTCCTGGCACCGGCATACTGCTAAACTTGCGCCCGCTCTCTCGCTAGCCACGAGCAGGCCGCACTGCCCCATCAGTATTGCCGTTAACCAACACCTGGAGCGCGCCGATGACTCGCAAACTCTACGAACTCGCCAACGTCGAAAGCCCGTTTGTCTGGCGCGCCAAGTATGCGCTCGCGCACAAGGGACTCACCTACGAGAGCGAACGCCTGCCCTTCACGCAGATATCGCCAGGCTTCGGCAACGGCGGCTTCAAGACGGTGCCCGTGTTGGTGGAGGAAGACGGCGAGGAGATCCACGACAGCTGGGCCATCGCGAAACACCTCGACGCCGCCTACCCACAGGCACCGACGCTGCTCGGCGATGGCCTGGAACGGGCGCAGGCCGTGGAGTCCCTGCTGGGCAAGGTCGGCTTCCGCAACTTCCTGCCGATCTTCATCAAGGACATCCACGATGGCCTGGCCTCAGCCGATGCCGTCTACTTCCGCGAGAACCGCGAGGCTCGCTTCGGCGACACCCTCGAGAACCTCTCGGCTGATCGCGACGTTCGCCTACCGCAAGCCCGCGAAGCACTCGGCCCTTTGCGTGCAGAACTCGCCGATGCGCAGTGGCTGCACGGTGATGCGCCCGGCTACGGGGATTACATCTGGCTCGGCTTCTTCGCCTGGCTCACGGGGTGCGCCAGCTGTGCGCTCCTGCTGGACGACGATCCGCTCAAGGCTTACATCGAGCGTGGATTCGCCCTTTTCGATGGCGTTGCGCATGGCATTTCTTCGCGGGCAGGCGCCTAACCGCGAGCGCCCGGCGACTTCGACCCCCACATTCGAGGCCCGACATCTCAGGTAGCATGATGTGATGTCCGAGCACCACGCCCCTCGATTGCCCTCCCTGCGGGGCGCCGTACGCCTCGCCCTCGAGGCAAGCGAGGGCTTGACCGACGTGACCGAGCGTATGCACGCCACGATTCAGTCAGGTGCCTGGCCGGTGGGCGGCGCTGGACCGGCCCGTACGCGCGGCGTGACTGGTTTCGTCTACGGCTGCGTACGGGGTGGCATCCGGCTCACCCGGAAGGCCGTGGATGCCGGCTTGTCCGTCGCAGATGCCGAACGCGGGGAGCGAGCCACTCCTGCGGTACCTAACGATCAGCGAGCGTTTCTGAATGGTGCGTTCGGGGATTACCTGGTGGCGACGGACAACAGCCTCGCCACCCCGATGAGCCTTCATCACCGGGGCGTGGTGGTAGATCCTCGTGATCCTGAGCGTAGCCTTCGGCCGCACCTCCACGAGTCGAAACCGACCCGCCTACTGATCCTCGTTCACGGCCTCTGCCTGCACGAGGGTCACTGGCAGCACAATGGTCACGATCACGGTGCCGCCCTGGCAGACGACCACGGTTTCACCCCTCTGTACTTGCGCTACAACACCGGTCTGGCGATCAGCGCCACCGGGCAGCAGCTGGCGCACCTGCTGGAGACGCTGCTGGAGCGATGGCGGGCGCCGCTGGAGGATCTGGTGATCATGGGGCACAGCATGGGCGGACTCGTCACGCGCAGCGCCTGCCACCACGCGCTCGCCAGCGATCTGCACTGGGTGAAGCGCTTGACCAAGCTCGTGTTCCTAGGTAGCCCCCACCATGGGGCACCGCTGGAGCGGGCGGGACACCTCATCGACCGTGTGCTGCAGTTCAGTCCGTACTCATCGCCGATAAGCCTCGTCAGCAAGGCGCGAAGTGCCGGCATTACCGATTTGCGTCACGGGCGGATCGTCAGCACCGGGGAACCCGTGCCGTTGCCGCCTGGGGTGGACTGTTACGCGATGGCTGCCGTGCAAGGGGCGGAGCAACGTCCGCTGCGCGATCGCTGGGTGGGAGACGGGTTGGTGCCGCTGCAGAGCGCCCTCGGGCACCATCCCGATCGGGAGCGGTCACTGGGCATCCCGCCTCAGCAGCAATGGGTCGGCTATCGGATGGATCATATGGACCTGATGAGCCACCCTGACGTTTGCGCCAAGCTAGGCGAATGGTTGTGCTAAGCGCATAACGCCTTGCCCGCTGAGGGGCCTTTACCGATACGCGATCGCTGAAGCACCTGAGTTGACCGTTCGCGCCCTGCGGACCCGCCGCAGGGCGCGTAGCGGTTGGGCCGTTCCGCGGTGCGGATCGCCCTCTTTCCCGACCTCAGAAGACCTGACGCAGCTCCTGCAGGATCTCGCTCGACACGCGACGGATGTGCGCCCACTCCTTCTTGTTGTCCCGCCCGGGCTTGGTGACCAGGAAGCGGTTCAGCAGCTTGCGCAACAGCATGTGCTTGTTGGTGCTATCCCAAGCCTGCAGGATCTCGTTGCAGGTTTGGCGGATCTCGCGCCACTCACCCTTGTTGTCCCGTCGCGGCGAGGTGTCGCCGAGCAC
Coding sequences within:
- a CDS encoding SRPBCC family protein, coding for MEDWTRLDPPDTLVVERLLPGPIERVWDYLTQSDLRQTWFCAGQVGTEEGSTIEFQFDHRRLSQQPAPEKYAGEQVVNYEGKVIAYEAPHRLAFTWPEGDAPDSTVTITLQAQGEKVLLRLEHRHVPGGETMVGIMAGWHAHLDLMGDAIEGRAVRDFWAHHMPLEDVYRARLANV
- a CDS encoding glutathione S-transferase N-terminal domain-containing protein, producing MTRKLYELANVESPFVWRAKYALAHKGLTYESERLPFTQISPGFGNGGFKTVPVLVEEDGEEIHDSWAIAKHLDAAYPQAPTLLGDGLERAQAVESLLGKVGFRNFLPIFIKDIHDGLASADAVYFRENREARFGDTLENLSADRDVRLPQAREALGPLRAELADAQWLHGDAPGYGDYIWLGFFAWLTGCASCALLLDDDPLKAYIERGFALFDGVAHGISSRAGA
- a CDS encoding alpha/beta hydrolase produces the protein MSEHHAPRLPSLRGAVRLALEASEGLTDVTERMHATIQSGAWPVGGAGPARTRGVTGFVYGCVRGGIRLTRKAVDAGLSVADAERGERATPAVPNDQRAFLNGAFGDYLVATDNSLATPMSLHHRGVVVDPRDPERSLRPHLHESKPTRLLILVHGLCLHEGHWQHNGHDHGAALADDHGFTPLYLRYNTGLAISATGQQLAHLLETLLERWRAPLEDLVIMGHSMGGLVTRSACHHALASDLHWVKRLTKLVFLGSPHHGAPLERAGHLIDRVLQFSPYSSPISLVSKARSAGITDLRHGRIVSTGEPVPLPPGVDCYAMAAVQGAEQRPLRDRWVGDGLVPLQSALGHHPDRERSLGIPPQQQWVGYRMDHMDLMSHPDVCAKLGEWLC
- a CDS encoding tetratricopeptide repeat protein produces the protein LATSLYDSPHPQIADTEGGLGELYRNMGRYEDAEKLFRQALAEYGALGLERTLAASGVLTGLGEVLRQQGRLAEAEAFYADALALRREAYPEGDPALSQSMNNYALILWRKGRPGEAEPIFREALAAYRAQLPDDHPRIAAVLHNLGLVYRDLGRYDDALAAATESLTIKRARLGDDHWRMANAYRNLAGIHHAKGELAQSEARFREALTTRVAAVGEAHIGVHIDRIDLANVIRDRGKLSTADALYRRALAWLEGNARADHPAQAQARLGYGRSLLQQGRLEEAAAMLERAHAIRLERYKASHLQVARVSGPLGALRTAQGRYTEAEVLLRATLATLETDCHAPGCTTPTLQHLVALYEAWGKPARAREYQARLSAAPSSSSS
- a CDS encoding metalloregulator ArsR/SmtB family transcription factor encodes the protein MVEHIPMDEAFRALGDATRRDMLVALEGGPRTVSALAAPHAMSLAGASKHVAVLERAGLVQRQRQGRSHLISLNPAPLAAAHAWLSRYQRFWEARLDALEAALQDPPDSEQKDP